One Methylobacterium oryzae DNA window includes the following coding sequences:
- a CDS encoding DUF4272 domain-containing protein gives MNLLKRLFGRADAAPAEAAPDEPLLVNAYATVRDLPALPFDHALNGRRDLSDPELQPHLDGFIGYVMGRGDGQMTAHRYHLWRHLQRVRNHVSFAVAASDLPRVEAWALAANAVLFLPDGSVRAPDMALLLSAAGETDAAARLPYPPDAVARRARTLEHLEDLDPKPPAGMPPALGEAELALRPPAEVLRRALALLYIAAWGQAFGAGTTLREPGQRTLNPIGFAALSPAERAQIEAADPKDAAAASWRYEAANTLLWALGVRAARIADSDATVDVDALWRAVAPLARDAGAADAARLRPPGEILEALDRAWRAHWVVRQARQKGTAPAGLNGDVVAERHVALNWLTGFQNDRDTPWDATDTPT, from the coding sequence ATGAATCTGCTGAAGCGGCTGTTCGGACGCGCCGATGCGGCACCGGCGGAGGCGGCGCCGGACGAACCGCTTCTCGTCAACGCCTACGCGACCGTGCGCGACCTGCCCGCGCTCCCCTTCGACCACGCGCTGAACGGCCGGCGGGACCTGTCCGACCCCGAATTGCAGCCGCATCTCGACGGGTTCATCGGCTACGTCATGGGACGGGGCGACGGGCAGATGACCGCCCACCGCTACCATCTCTGGCGCCACCTGCAGCGCGTCCGCAACCACGTCAGCTTCGCGGTCGCCGCGTCCGACCTGCCGCGCGTGGAAGCCTGGGCGCTCGCGGCGAACGCCGTCCTCTTCCTGCCCGACGGATCCGTGCGGGCGCCCGACATGGCGCTCCTCCTGTCGGCCGCGGGCGAGACGGACGCCGCCGCGCGTCTGCCCTACCCGCCCGACGCCGTCGCGCGCCGCGCCCGGACCCTGGAGCACCTCGAGGATCTGGACCCGAAGCCGCCGGCCGGCATGCCCCCCGCGCTCGGCGAGGCGGAGCTCGCGCTGCGACCGCCGGCGGAGGTGCTCCGGCGGGCTCTGGCCCTGCTCTACATCGCGGCCTGGGGGCAGGCCTTCGGCGCCGGCACGACGCTGCGCGAGCCGGGGCAGAGGACGCTGAATCCGATCGGCTTCGCGGCCCTGTCGCCGGCCGAGCGCGCCCAGATCGAGGCGGCGGACCCGAAGGACGCCGCGGCGGCGTCCTGGCGCTACGAGGCCGCGAACACCCTGCTGTGGGCGCTCGGCGTGCGCGCGGCCCGGATCGCCGACAGCGACGCCACGGTCGACGTCGACGCGCTCTGGCGGGCGGTCGCGCCGCTCGCCCGGGACGCGGGCGCGGCCGACGCCGCGCGGCTGCGGCCGCCCGGCGAGATCCTGGAGGCGCTGGACCGCGCGTGGCGGGCGCACTGGGTCGTCCGGCAGGCGCGGCAGAAGGGGACAGCCCCCGCGGGGCTCAACGGCGACGTCGTGGCGGAGCGCCACGTCGCGCTGAACTGGCTGACCGGATTCCAGAACGACCGCGACACGCCCTGGGACGCGACCGACACGCCGACGTGA
- a CDS encoding FAD-binding oxidoreductase, translated as MNAETLRTACKGPVIDAGDPQFREALHGNLWNRLIPDRAPQMIVRAADEDDIVATVKFARAHGLKVVVRGGGHNWCQPTLRNGGILIDLGSLDRILAIDVAQRRAVIQPIVSNRDIQKALNAHGLAFPTGHCPQVKASGYFLGGGMAWNPTVWGYGTESLEAIELVTAQGERIRASETENPDFFWAARGAGPGFFGIVTKYFLKLHALPKAIHGSEYFYRLEDAPAVGTWLGEAAPAIAPSVELTQFLVKAPPALAEAAADRNGWVCMVTATAFEDTPEAARRALAPLDDAPVAPLSSARVTPLDFEQLFDASGALFPEGVRSRVEATFSNHSPGAVMAAILPLWQRAPSATSVFLSTIFCGPDVPGPQRNMARSMTSKVYGGPWTMWHAADDDQANAAWHRAVIAALKPLNIGYYIGETNTVEQPEIVAQAFTPEKWQRLCALRDEHDPDRVFFDYFDGLR; from the coding sequence ATGAATGCTGAGACCTTGAGGACGGCCTGCAAGGGCCCGGTCATCGACGCGGGCGACCCGCAGTTCCGGGAGGCCCTTCACGGGAACCTGTGGAACAGGCTGATCCCCGACCGGGCGCCGCAGATGATCGTCAGGGCCGCCGACGAGGACGACATCGTCGCCACCGTGAAGTTCGCCCGCGCGCACGGCCTCAAGGTCGTCGTCCGCGGCGGAGGCCACAACTGGTGCCAGCCGACCCTGCGCAACGGCGGGATCCTGATCGACCTCGGGAGCCTCGACAGGATCCTGGCGATCGATGTCGCGCAGCGCCGGGCGGTCATCCAGCCGATCGTCAGCAACCGCGACATCCAGAAGGCGCTCAACGCCCACGGACTCGCCTTCCCGACCGGCCACTGCCCCCAGGTCAAGGCGAGCGGCTACTTCCTCGGCGGCGGCATGGCCTGGAACCCCACGGTCTGGGGCTACGGCACCGAGAGCCTCGAGGCGATCGAGCTCGTCACCGCCCAGGGCGAGCGGATCCGGGCCAGCGAGACCGAGAACCCGGACTTCTTCTGGGCCGCGCGCGGCGCCGGCCCGGGCTTCTTCGGGATCGTCACGAAGTATTTCCTCAAGCTCCACGCGCTGCCGAAGGCCATTCACGGGAGCGAGTATTTCTATCGCCTCGAGGATGCGCCGGCCGTCGGCACGTGGCTCGGCGAGGCGGCGCCCGCGATCGCGCCGAGCGTCGAGCTGACCCAGTTCCTCGTGAAGGCGCCGCCCGCGCTGGCCGAGGCGGCGGCGGACCGGAACGGCTGGGTCTGCATGGTCACCGCCACCGCCTTCGAGGACACCCCGGAGGCGGCCCGGCGCGCGCTGGCGCCGCTCGATGACGCACCGGTCGCGCCCCTGTCGAGCGCGCGGGTGACGCCCCTCGACTTCGAGCAGCTGTTCGACGCGTCCGGCGCGCTCTTCCCGGAGGGCGTGCGATCCCGGGTCGAGGCCACCTTCTCCAATCACAGCCCCGGCGCGGTGATGGCGGCTATCCTGCCCCTGTGGCAGCGGGCGCCTTCGGCGACCTCGGTGTTCCTGTCGACGATCTTCTGCGGACCCGACGTCCCGGGGCCGCAGCGGAACATGGCCCGCTCCATGACCTCGAAGGTCTATGGCGGCCCCTGGACCATGTGGCACGCGGCGGACGACGATCAGGCCAACGCCGCCTGGCATCGGGCGGTGATCGCCGCGCTGAAGCCGCTCAACATCGGCTACTACATCGGCGAGACCAACACGGTCGAGCAGCCCGAGATCGTCGCCCAGGCGTTCACGCCCGAGAAGTGGCAGAGGCTGTGCGCGCTGCGCGACGAGCACGATCCGGACCGCGTGTTCTTCGACTATTTCGACGGTCTGCGCTGA
- a CDS encoding M48 family metalloprotease, which translates to MLLPLAILLIGLWQGQRGRDDWRAFAAERDRLGAVVADLEARSPRDGRPDFSLQFRHDGRLYGGPYAAVKAREIRDHAGTLAAVMDWRRRLPAVAVAGGGIAAALSVLVLLVGGLLGQLGRGSRDALVRGFSLVRRLLPPALAAQIVAATAGLVAVVLFEAGLLVDGGLSGGGVKLLAIAAGAVGATILAACGALIGLRRALVAFAPDPLPILGRRIAPAEAPGLWRLVEALADRMGALKPEALVVGLTEGFFVSAGPAVLEPGGARLDGRILYVPLPYLALLRVDETAAILGHELAHYAGGDTAYSQRFLPIYAGVGRSLDAMAERERGALGVLGPSIRLGLFVMEQFHLAVRHWSRVREFAADAAGAAVTSPDASARALLRYGAARPRVVETLDAAADAPETAAADLVAAAFDGAIARGLEDPAARLEDEQAHPTDTHPPTRDRVAALGLAVDADLLAAAGTAPPARARDQLAAYFADPDGLCRAATRDFLGAVRAREAAARAHLEATAADVGTEERVLRASHRARGLALSASAGLFAAAALALVLLRVPGLSPYEARIVSAVALTLAAAFGAAGAFVLSRGEPIALILSPAGLTAPGLDRVIPWEAVADLDMSLSRGGIVTRLLLPPGADWPERAPGRHPVKLDPKRRIVTLTVGLPRRMKPQDFADLIARYQAAHHARRALAERAASATVAAHTPSPEALPA; encoded by the coding sequence GTGCTGCTGCCGCTCGCGATCCTGCTGATCGGGCTCTGGCAGGGCCAGCGCGGCCGCGACGACTGGCGGGCCTTCGCGGCCGAGCGCGACCGCCTCGGCGCGGTCGTGGCGGATCTGGAGGCGCGGTCTCCGCGGGACGGGCGCCCCGATTTCAGCCTGCAGTTCCGGCACGACGGCCGCCTCTACGGCGGCCCCTACGCCGCGGTGAAGGCCCGCGAGATCCGCGACCACGCGGGGACCCTCGCCGCCGTGATGGACTGGCGGCGCAGGCTGCCGGCGGTCGCGGTCGCGGGCGGCGGAATCGCGGCGGCGCTCTCCGTGCTCGTTCTGCTCGTCGGCGGCCTGCTCGGGCAGCTGGGACGCGGGTCGCGCGACGCCCTGGTCCGCGGCTTCTCGCTGGTGCGGCGGCTGCTTCCGCCCGCCCTCGCCGCCCAGATCGTGGCGGCGACCGCCGGCCTCGTGGCGGTGGTCCTGTTCGAGGCCGGGCTGCTCGTCGACGGCGGCCTCAGCGGCGGCGGCGTGAAGCTCCTGGCGATCGCGGCCGGCGCGGTCGGCGCCACGATCCTCGCCGCGTGCGGCGCCCTGATCGGCCTGCGCCGGGCCCTCGTCGCCTTCGCGCCCGACCCGCTGCCGATCCTCGGGCGGCGGATCGCGCCGGCCGAGGCGCCGGGTCTCTGGCGCCTCGTCGAGGCGCTCGCCGACCGGATGGGCGCGCTGAAGCCCGAGGCCCTGGTCGTCGGCCTCACCGAGGGCTTCTTCGTCAGCGCCGGCCCGGCCGTGCTCGAGCCCGGCGGCGCGCGGCTCGACGGCCGGATCCTCTACGTGCCCCTGCCCTATCTCGCCCTGCTGCGCGTCGACGAGACGGCTGCGATCCTCGGGCACGAACTCGCCCACTACGCCGGCGGCGACACCGCCTACAGCCAGCGCTTCCTGCCGATCTACGCGGGCGTCGGGCGCTCCCTCGACGCGATGGCCGAGCGCGAGCGCGGCGCGCTCGGCGTGCTCGGGCCGTCGATCCGCCTCGGCCTGTTCGTGATGGAGCAGTTCCACCTCGCCGTGCGCCACTGGAGCCGGGTGCGCGAGTTCGCGGCCGACGCGGCCGGCGCCGCCGTGACCTCCCCCGACGCCTCGGCCCGGGCGCTCCTGCGCTACGGCGCCGCGCGCCCGCGCGTCGTCGAGACCCTGGACGCGGCGGCCGACGCGCCGGAGACGGCCGCCGCCGACCTCGTGGCGGCGGCGTTCGACGGCGCGATCGCGCGCGGCCTCGAGGATCCCGCGGCGCGCCTCGAGGACGAGCAGGCCCACCCGACCGACACCCACCCGCCGACCCGCGACCGCGTCGCGGCCCTCGGACTGGCGGTGGACGCCGACTTGCTCGCCGCGGCCGGAACCGCGCCGCCGGCCCGGGCCCGCGACCAGCTCGCCGCCTACTTCGCCGACCCCGACGGCCTGTGCCGGGCCGCGACGCGGGACTTCCTCGGCGCGGTCCGCGCGCGAGAGGCCGCCGCCCGCGCGCATCTGGAGGCGACCGCCGCGGACGTCGGAACCGAGGAACGGGTGCTGCGCGCCAGCCACCGCGCTCGCGGCCTCGCGCTGTCCGCCAGCGCCGGCCTCTTCGCCGCCGCCGCGCTCGCGCTCGTGCTGCTCCGCGTCCCGGGGCTGTCGCCCTACGAGGCCCGGATCGTGTCGGCCGTGGCGCTGACCCTCGCGGCCGCCTTCGGCGCGGCGGGCGCCTTCGTCCTGTCGCGGGGCGAGCCGATCGCCCTGATCCTGAGCCCCGCGGGGCTGACGGCGCCCGGTCTCGACAGGGTGATCCCCTGGGAGGCCGTCGCCGATCTCGACATGTCGCTGAGCCGCGGCGGCATCGTCACCCGCCTGCTGCTGCCGCCGGGCGCGGACTGGCCGGAGCGGGCCCCGGGGCGACACCCCGTGAAGCTCGACCCGAAGCGCCGCATCGTGACGCTCACGGTCGGACTGCCGCGCCGGATGAAGCCGCAGGATTTCGCCGACCTGATCGCCCGCTACCAGGCCGCGCACCACGCCCGCCGCGCCCTGGCCGAGCGCGCCGCGAGCGCGACCGTCGCCGCCCACACCCCCTCTCCCGAAGCCCTGCCTGCTTGA
- a CDS encoding nucleoside deaminase has translation MSDNHEKFMARAIALSEKTSLVDSAGGVFGCVIVQDGEIIAEGANRVVAENDPTWHGEIEAIRKACKAQGSFKLRNATLYTSAEPCPMCMAAAYWAGVKNVYYAAQVEDALEYGGFDDSMIYAELKKDVGERSIPTQQIMREEAVEVWKKYAQKADRVPY, from the coding sequence ATGTCTGACAACCACGAAAAGTTCATGGCCCGGGCGATCGCCCTGTCGGAGAAGACGTCGCTGGTCGACAGTGCCGGCGGCGTGTTCGGCTGCGTGATCGTCCAGGACGGCGAGATCATCGCCGAGGGCGCCAACCGCGTCGTCGCCGAGAACGACCCGACCTGGCACGGCGAGATCGAGGCGATCCGGAAGGCCTGCAAGGCGCAGGGCAGCTTCAAGCTCCGGAACGCGACGCTCTACACCAGCGCCGAACCCTGCCCGATGTGCATGGCGGCCGCCTACTGGGCCGGCGTCAAGAACGTCTACTACGCGGCGCAGGTCGAGGACGCGCTGGAATACGGCGGCTTCGACGACAGCATGATCTACGCCGAGCTCAAGAAGGATGTCGGCGAGCGCTCCATCCCGACCCAGCAGATCATGCGCGAGGAGGCCGTCGAGGTCTGGAAGAAGTACGCCCAGAAGGCGGACCGGGTCCCCTACTGA